In Maridesulfovibrio zosterae DSM 11974, a genomic segment contains:
- a CDS encoding trimeric intracellular cation channel family protein — protein MFVVNGEVVQNAIHAFMYFGDIVFAVSGALVAGKQRMDIVGYVLVGSITGLGGGSLRDVLLDRPVWWTRQPVELYLCIVAALLTYFWRFKINDRYKATAWFDALGLSAFTITGSTVAFQSLVPWPIAVFMGVMTATGGGVIRDVLTDTRPMILCGELYAVAALAGALVNICFLKMLILPEFAMASGFITTLMLRGAAIVYDIRLGPPGEFVRVGRGRHLHLESKDNV, from the coding sequence TTGTTTGTAGTTAACGGTGAAGTTGTGCAAAACGCAATACATGCTTTTATGTATTTTGGTGATATAGTTTTTGCAGTGAGTGGAGCGCTTGTTGCCGGAAAGCAGCGTATGGATATTGTAGGGTATGTTCTGGTTGGTAGTATTACCGGGCTTGGAGGAGGGTCATTGCGAGATGTATTGCTTGATCGCCCTGTATGGTGGACACGTCAGCCCGTGGAGCTTTACTTATGCATTGTGGCAGCTCTATTAACGTATTTTTGGAGATTTAAAATAAATGACCGGTATAAGGCCACGGCATGGTTTGATGCTCTTGGCCTGAGTGCTTTTACAATAACCGGAAGTACTGTTGCTTTTCAATCTCTGGTACCATGGCCTATTGCCGTGTTCATGGGCGTGATGACTGCAACTGGAGGAGGGGTTATTCGAGATGTCCTTACTGACACCCGACCGATGATTCTTTGCGGTGAACTTTATGCCGTAGCAGCGTTAGCCGGAGCTCTGGTAAATATATGTTTTTTAAAAATGCTTATACTGCCAGAATTTGCAATGGCGTCCGGGTTTATCACCACTCTAATGCTGCGCGGGGCAGCTATTGTATATGATATTCGCTTAGGCCCTCCAGGAGAATTTGTGCGGGTCGGCAGAGGCAGACATCTTCATTTAGAAAGCAAAGACAACGTGTGA
- the purU gene encoding formyltetrahydrofolate deformylase, which yields MTSSRQSTAYLTVTCKDQPGIVAAVSGFLFSKKANIIHSDQHSSDPVGGRFFLRMKFHLNGIEETIDDFKQEFANTVAAKFVMDWSLNPAWIRKRTAILVSKFDHALMDLLWRAKRDELFTDITMVISNHPDLREAVESFGVKFHHVPVDKNKKEESEEKIINLMGNDTDLVILARYMQILTPKLINAYPNKIINIHHSFLPAFVGADPYRRAGERGVKLIGATAHYVTEELDQGPIIEQDVIRVSHRHDIEELKILGRDIERQVLSRAVKWHLTERVLVDGNKTVVFV from the coding sequence ATGACATCATCACGACAATCTACAGCGTACCTGACTGTTACCTGTAAAGATCAACCCGGAATTGTAGCAGCAGTTTCAGGTTTCCTATTTTCTAAAAAAGCCAACATCATTCATTCTGATCAGCACTCAAGTGACCCTGTAGGAGGGCGCTTTTTTCTTAGGATGAAATTTCATCTAAACGGCATTGAAGAAACAATTGATGATTTTAAGCAAGAATTTGCTAATACGGTTGCAGCAAAATTTGTAATGGACTGGTCGCTTAATCCAGCGTGGATCAGAAAAAGAACTGCTATACTGGTTTCAAAATTCGATCATGCACTGATGGATTTATTATGGAGAGCAAAACGGGATGAACTCTTCACAGATATCACAATGGTTATCAGCAACCATCCAGACCTACGTGAAGCAGTAGAATCATTTGGCGTAAAATTTCACCACGTTCCTGTAGATAAAAATAAAAAAGAAGAATCAGAAGAGAAAATCATTAATCTAATGGGCAATGATACGGATCTTGTTATTCTTGCTCGGTATATGCAGATTCTTACCCCCAAACTCATTAACGCATATCCCAATAAAATTATTAATATCCACCACTCTTTTCTGCCGGCTTTTGTTGGAGCAGATCCATACCGCAGAGCAGGAGAAAGAGGCGTAAAACTTATCGGTGCTACTGCCCATTATGTTACCGAAGAGCTGGATCAAGGTCCAATTATCGAACAGGATGTTATCCGTGTATCTCATCGCCATGATATTGAGGAACTCAAGATTTTAGGCCGTGATATTGAACGCCAGGTTCTCAGCCGCGCTGTTAAGTGGCATCTTACTGAACGCGTCCTTGTTGACGGCAACAAAACAGTAGTATTTGTTTAA